In one Silene latifolia isolate original U9 population chromosome 10, ASM4854445v1, whole genome shotgun sequence genomic region, the following are encoded:
- the LOC141607446 gene encoding uncharacterized protein LOC141607446, with the protein MGFSKAAGINANGASGGLWVGWKKEAKMSLVMSCSNFVILLVKKYNGILWYLVLFYGEPNASLRRPVLLELVERITNSEYPFIIIGDFNQVDYACDKLSANKNSIPEAYEFNSWRLRNELLDIPFKGPRFTWCNNRKGEKRVYERIDKALGSKDWFFYFPSTVIKHYRIQISDHAPIELDLNLTKNITKKLYKVDAWALEHLECIQVIREAWLPKDVGSPAFSVMKKLSMVRQRIKKWSLDKRQERAGKWEEFDKRLEEGMKMATTTRNDLYTRVNEEVREFATAAAIYWKQRAEIKWMIEGDTCTKFFFN; encoded by the coding sequence ATGGGTTTTAGTAAGGCGGCTGGAATAAATGCGAATGGGGCATCCGGTGGCCTTTGGGTAGGGTGGAAGAAGGAGGCTAAGATGAGCCTAGTTATGTCTTGTAGCAACTTTGTGATCCTTTTGGTTAAGAAATATAATGGTATTCTATGGTATCTTGTACTCTTTTATGGAGAACCAAATGCAAGTTTGCGCCGACCAGTTTTATTAGAACTAGTGGAAAGAATTACAAACTCGGAGTACCCTTTCATTATTATTGGAGATTTTAATCAAGTTGATTACGCATGTGATAAACTAAGCGCAAATAAAAATTCAATTCCAGAAGCTTATGAGTTCAATAGTTGGCGTTTAAGGAATGAGTTATTGGATATTCCCTTCAAAGGACCGCGTTTTACTTGGTGTAATAATAGAAAAGGCGAAAAAAGGGTATATGAACGAATTGATAAGGCATTGGGATCAAAGGATTGGTTCTTCTATTTCCCTAGTACGGTTATTAAGCACTACCGCATTCAGATATCGGACCATGCACCCATTGAGTTAGACTTGAACCTTACGAAAAACATAACTAAAAAACTTTATAAAGTGGATGCGTGGGCGTTGGAGCACCTAGAGTGTATACAAGTTATTCGAGAAGCTTGGCTACCTAAGGATGTTGGGTCACCGGCTTTTAGTGTTATGAAGAAATTGAGTATGGTTCGCCAAAGGATAAAAAAATGGTCTTTAGATAAAAGGCAGGAAAGGGCAGGGAAATGGGAGGAGTTTGATAAACGTCTTGAAGAAGGCATGAAAATGGCAACTACGACGAGAAATGATTTGTATACCCGGGTTAATGAGGAAGTGCGTGAGTTTGCGACGGCTGCAGCTATATATTGGAAACAACGGGCGGAAATTAAATGGATGATTGAGGGTGATACTTGTACCAAATTCTTTTTTAACTGA
- the LOC141607448 gene encoding uncharacterized protein LOC141607448, with amino-acid sequence MKKALLDKYFPPSRSAQLKRAISNIEQQDGEALYEYLENFKQLCASCPYHGYSEQDLIMYFCGGLNQDDRHMIHSACGGNISNKNPDEAWGVITELAEASRQFERRLSRRGVSAIGVNPGLEEKVDSIASTLRDMLSCRQMAVICGICSTEGYPSDLCPQMQEGGWKAHPNFRWGNSQAIPSSGLPRGQFILRPKEKPSIPQAPPQATPSSSMSTEDMIRDLTISIIQDKAENKQNFKNLENQVSQLATAVNRLEAKQSDALPSQTVPYPREIVSTVSLRNGRQLEEVEKVKEKEKQPMIREEEEEIVIEEREKAYIVKEKEPILSSIPVVKPDVPFPDALRRTQPFEHDKDIYEVFQKCKINIPLLNLLKSIPKYAKFLQELCTIKSNKKLKGMKIVRGKGHKGKISEYVSALFQKKLPSKCGDPGMFVIPCTIGDPRFEKAMLDLGASINVIPYAIYEKLKLGLLKGTSVVIQLADRPSVYPKRVVENVMVGDDTFVNHDYLSKYWKSLIPRKVSTILQESPPKYQRCVILWNCRENAEVSRAHKKSLQQQLAHKTFSKAMSPLI; translated from the exons ATGAAGAAAGCATTATTGGATAAGTATTTTCCTCCTTCTCGATCAGCTCAACTGAAAAGAGCCATCAGTAATATTGAGCAGCAAGACGGAGAAGCTTTGTACGAGTATCTTGAAAATTTTAAGCAGTTATGTGCCAGCTGCCCCTACCATGGTTACTCCGAACAGGATCTCATCATGTATTTTTGTGGTGGACTGAACCAAGATGATCGCCATATGATTCATTCTGCTTGTGGAGGAAATATATCCAACAAGAATCCAGATGAAGCTTGGGGGGTTATCACAGAGCTAGCTGAGGCCTCTAGACAATTTGAGAGAAGACTTTCACGGAGAGGAGTGAGTGCTATAGGTGTTAATCCTGGCTTGGAGGAAAAGGTTGATAGTATTGCTTCCACACTCCGTGATATGTTATCTTGCAGACAAATGGCTGTTATTTGTGGTATATGCTCTACTGAGGGTTATCCTAGCGATTTGTGCCCTCAAATGCAAGAGGGAG GATGGAAAGCTCACCCTAACTTCCGTTGGGGAAATTCTCAAGCTATTCCATCATCTGGCCTTCCTAGAGGTCAGTTCATTCTGCGACCAAAAGAGAAACCTTCCATACCTCAAGCACCACCACAAGCTACACCAAGTTCATCAATGTCTACTGAGGACATGATTCGGGATCTTACCATTAGTATCATTCAAGATAAAGCAGAAAATAAGCAAAATTTCAAGAATCTTGAAAATCAAGTTAGTCAACTAGCTACCGCGGTGAATCGTTTGGAAGCTAAACAATCGGATGCTTTACCGTCTCAAACAGTCCCATATCCTAGGGAGATTGTGAGTACCGTATCATTGAGAAATGGAAGACAATTGGAGGAGGTCGAGAAGgtgaaagaaaaagagaagcaaCCTATGATTcgggaagaagaagaggagataGTGATCGAGGAACGTGAAAAAGCTTATATTGTTAAGGAGAAGGAGCCGATTCTTTCTTCTATACCGGTGGTGAAACCGGATGTACCTTTCCCCGACGCACTGAGAAGAACCCAACCTTTTGAGCATGACAAAGACATTTATGAGGTGTTTCAAAAGTGCAAGATAAACATCCCTCTTCTTAATCTTTTAAAGAGTATTCCTAAATATGCTAAATTTTTACAAGAATTATGCACCATTAAAAGTAATAAGAAATTGAAAGGGATGAAGATAGTCAGGGGTAAAGGTCATAAGGGGAAGATTAGTGAATATGTGTCTGCTCTATTTCAAAAGAAGTTACCCTCTAAATGTGGTGACCCGGGTATGTTTGTTATCCCTTGCACCATAGGAGACCCTAGATTTGAAAAGGCCATGTTAGATTTAGGGGCATCTATTAATGTCATCCCTTATGCTATTTATGAAAAACTCAAACTTGGACTTTTAAAAGGCACTAGTGTAGTAATTCAGCTGGCTGATAGGCCTAGTGTCTATCCTAAGAGGGTTGTGGAGAATGTCATGGTTGGTGATG ACACTTTTGTTAACCATGATTATTTATCTAAGTACTGGAAGTCTCTTATTCCGAGAAAGGTGTCTACTATTTTGCAGGAATCCCCTCCTAAGTATCAAAGGTGTGTTATCTTATGGAATTGTCGTGAGAATGCAGAGGTATCTAGAG ctcaCAAGAAAAGTTTACAACAACAATTGGCCCATAAAACTTTTAGCAAGGCTATGAGCCCTCTTATTTAG